The Edaphobacter flagellatus sequence GCCCTCACCGTCGGCGCATCGCTCATCTTCGGCATCTTCCCCGCACTGCGACTCCTTCGCATCCGCCCGCAACAGGTCCTGCAAAGTTCAGCGCACTCCACCGGCTCACGTTTCAGCAATCAGCTTCGCCGCCGGCTCGTCGGCGCGCAGGTCTTCTTCTGCGCAACCCTGCTCCTCATCGCGGGACTCTTCGCCAAAAGCCTCGTACGCCTCTCCACCTTCGACCGCGGCTTCTCCACCGACAACGTCGTCGTCGCCGACGTCTACCTCCAGGGCAAATCCTTCGACAAAGCCGCCCGCAGCGCCTTCGAGGACGGTATGCTCGCCAGGCTCCGCGCCCTCCCCGGCGTCCAGTCCGCCTCCCTCGCCAGCGCCATGGTCCTCGAAGGCCAGACATGGATCGACGGCGTCGTCGCCACCGACGGCACCGGAGACAATCACGCGCAGGCAAATTACCGCTGGATCAGCCCCGGCTACTTCGAAACCCTCCAGCAGCGCATCGTCGAAGGACGCCCGCTCAACGATGGCGATCGAGACACCATGAACGCTGTCATCTCGCAATCCACCGCGCGCGCCGTCTGGCCCGGCCTCTCCGCCATCGGACGCCAGTTCAAACGCAATGGAAATCTATGCACCGTCGTCGGCGTCGTCGCCGACGCGCACAACAACTCCCTCCGCGAAGCCCCCGTCAACATGGTCTATCTTCCCTACTGGGACATGCCTCCCGGCTCAGCCTACTTCCTCGTCCGCAGTACGCAGCCGCCCTCAGCCCTCATGGAAACCGTGCGCAGTGCCATCTGGACCTACAACCCCAACGTCACCATCGCGCGCATGCACACACTCGACGCGCAGCTCATCAACTCCATCGCACCCGAGCGCCTCGAAACCGCCATCCTCGTCTCCTTCGGAGCCGCAGCTCTCCTTCTCGCTCTTCTCGGCATCTACGGAACCCTCAGCTATGTCGTCCACGAACGCACACAGGAGGTCGGCGTCCGCATGGCCCTCGGAGCCACTCGCACCAGCATCTATCGCCTGATGCTCGGCACGATCCTCGCTCCCGTCTTCACTGGACTGCTATTAGGTTGGCTCGCCAGCCTCGGCATCGGCAGAACCCTCGCCACCATGCTCTACGACACCGCCACCACAGACACCACCGTCATCCTCGCAACGATGCTCCTGTTCATCGTCGCTGCCACAGCAGCAACCTTCTTCCCCTGCCGTCAGGCCGCCACCATCGAACCCATGGAGGCACTACGCACCGAATAATCTCCGGCACGGGATGAGCCAGAACATCTAACCCTGAGCATCGACGGTAGACGCAACACCTACCGTGTCATTCCGAGCGAAGCGAGGAACCCCCGCATTTCGCATCCCAGCCATTACTACCGCTCCGGATGCAGATGCATCTTCAAAAACTCCACGTACACCGCCCAGTCCCCCGGCACCATCCCATGTCCGCCATCATGCATGTAGTAACTCAAATCATGCAGCACCGGCACCTTCGCCGCAGGCCACGTCTCTGTCCCCAGATCGCTCTTGCCCAGCAGCCGATACACCGGTCCAGCGGCCACCTCTGCTAAAAACTCGCCCTTCGGATCCGACCAGTAATCCGTCGTCCCCGTCTGCAACAGCAGCGGACGCGGAGCAATCAGCGCCACCAACATATGCGCATCCATCGGAGCCTTATCCGGAAATCCCGCCCACTTCCCATAGTTCTCCGCAAACTGATACGGAAACCGCGTTGGTGCCGTCAGGTGCGCAATCGTCTCCCCATAATTGCGGTGACTCAACGCCGCGCCACCCTCACCCGAACAACTCGCAATCACCGCCGCAAACCTCTGGTCATGCGCTCCAGCCCACATTACTGTCTTGCCCAGCCGCGAAATCCCGTGGATCGCCACCCGCTTCGCATCCACATCTTTGTCCGTCTCCAGATAGTCCTCAACACGGCTCATGCCCCACGCCCACGCCGCAATCGAGCCCCAATCCTCCGGCCCTCGCGTCGTCTGCCCCGGCTTCAGATAGAACCTGCGAATCCCCTGCGCAAATCCCTCCGCATAATCCGGCTCTACATCGCCGTAATAAAACGTCGCCACGCCGAATCCCGCAGCGATCAGCTCAGGCACATCGATCTTGCCCGCTATCGTCCCCCGCGCCGCCGGAACCCGCGTCTTCGTCTTTGCGTCCCAGACCTCGCCCGTCGGCAGTTCGGGATCGTCCACCATATTCGAAGCCGGGAAAAAACTAATACACAACAACAGAGGAACCTTCTTCTTCGCTCCCGCCGGCAGATACTCCACCAGATGGATCACCGGAGCCGCCTTATCCGCGCTCAGATGAACTTCCACCCGCCGCCGGATCGCCTTCCCACCCAATGCTGCCGTTCCCTTCTCGATCACATCGAAGCTCTCATCCTTCGGCCGCCCCGGAGCTACCCCATACTGCTGCGTCTCAAACAGACGCACAATCTCCGGCCGCCGCTTCGTCATCCACACCTTCGCATCCTTCACCGGCTTGCCATCGCTCATCACGAGCGGATCGGGCAGCGTATACGTCCCCACCTTCGCTTCGTCATAGTTCGCCGGAATCCCCGCCACCTCCGCCCGTAGAGCCGGAGTCGCCTGCGTCTGCGCAGACGCACCCACCGCCCCAAACAACACCAGAACCGCCAGCCAACCTGCCCGCATCACGCCTCACCTCGCAACCGTCATAAAGCCACAAAATCGGGAACGGCCCATACTATCCCATCTGGTCTGACCTCCTCACTCCCCACTCCGGCAGCACGCCACAATCTGTCAAGCCCCCTAAAATCGCATCCCCAACAAAATAAAGCAAATAGAGTCACAGAAAAGTGCCGATCAGTTTCTCTCCCCTCGTTACAATAAGAAGTAGAGAGAAAAAGAAAACGCCCGGATTTCGGTCCGGGCGTTTCTATCGGTCTAAAGCATTTATTTTCAATATTTTTACACCTAAACACCGCATTTTCAATATTTTACCGAGATCATATCCGGTTAAACCATTTCAATGCAATATTTTAGGAAAAATGTAGAGGGGAGGGGGTTATTCCATCTGCCCCTTCCGCGGTCTCCGATTCGCCTGCAGCACCTTCTTCCGCATGCGCAGCGACTTCGGCGTCACCTCGACCAGCTCATCGTCGGCGACAAACTCAATCGACTGCTCCAGCGTCAGCTGCTTGTACGGCGTCAGGCGCAGCGCGTCGTCCGATCCTGAAGCACGCATGTTCGTCAGCTTCTTTTCGCGCACGCAGTTCACGTCCAGATCGTTATCGCGCGAGTGCTCGCCGACAATCATGCCTTCGTACACTTCAATGCCATCAGGAACAAACAGAATGCCGCGATCCTCAAGGCCGGAAAGCGCATACG is a genomic window containing:
- a CDS encoding alpha/beta hydrolase family protein, producing MRAGWLAVLVLFGAVGASAQTQATPALRAEVAGIPANYDEAKVGTYTLPDPLVMSDGKPVKDAKVWMTKRRPEIVRLFETQQYGVAPGRPKDESFDVIEKGTAALGGKAIRRRVEVHLSADKAAPVIHLVEYLPAGAKKKVPLLLCISFFPASNMVDDPELPTGEVWDAKTKTRVPAARGTIAGKIDVPELIAAGFGVATFYYGDVEPDYAEGFAQGIRRFYLKPGQTTRGPEDWGSIAAWAWGMSRVEDYLETDKDVDAKRVAIHGISRLGKTVMWAGAHDQRFAAVIASCSGEGGAALSHRNYGETIAHLTAPTRFPYQFAENYGKWAGFPDKAPMDAHMLVALIAPRPLLLQTGTTDYWSDPKGEFLAEVAAGPVYRLLGKSDLGTETWPAAKVPVLHDLSYYMHDGGHGMVPGDWAVYVEFLKMHLHPER
- a CDS encoding ABC transporter permease; the protein is MPSILQDLRYGLRQMRKSPGFALTAILTLALGIGATTALFSIVDGVLIKPLAYRDSGRLVTIWERVHFLEKLFPYVGPNPRHADIWRKQATAFEDMCILQASSIGVSRGGNNDHPALTGRVIAQPNLLDVLGVQPILGRNFLPEEATEGHQHVAIISWRLWQSLFHGDRNAIGNTFYLAGTPFQVVGILPKQFYFPKANELSASPMARQMPEIEMISPLVIKPTNDFGWMSDFGNFIVLAHLKPGISLAQAQEQLNVIATDIVRQTPANQMNGPREGALSAYVQPLKEAIVGKTASRLWLLFAAVASVLLIACVNLANAQLARFASRDREAAVRSALGASSTRLLQSAFAESALLSLIGGLLGIALAFLAVHWFSRYAQLAIPRMSTISLDLGVLALSVALTVGASLIFGIFPALRLLRIRPQQVLQSSAHSTGSRFSNQLRRRLVGAQVFFCATLLLIAGLFAKSLVRLSTFDRGFSTDNVVVADVYLQGKSFDKAARSAFEDGMLARLRALPGVQSASLASAMVLEGQTWIDGVVATDGTGDNHAQANYRWISPGYFETLQQRIVEGRPLNDGDRDTMNAVISQSTARAVWPGLSAIGRQFKRNGNLCTVVGVVADAHNNSLREAPVNMVYLPYWDMPPGSAYFLVRSTQPPSALMETVRSAIWTYNPNVTIARMHTLDAQLINSIAPERLETAILVSFGAAALLLALLGIYGTLSYVVHERTQEVGVRMALGATRTSIYRLMLGTILAPVFTGLLLGWLASLGIGRTLATMLYDTATTDTTVILATMLLFIVAATAATFFPCRQAATIEPMEALRTE